One Alteromonas sp. KC3 DNA segment encodes these proteins:
- a CDS encoding ion transporter, producing the protein MSLQTTCYNILTASSDAREHKAMSKVFDWVLILLVLINVAAMMLETVPQVAKVWSYELHLIEIVSVILFTIEYALRVYSSAAAPVHGNTELVHKSVWKRRWQYMKSPMAIIDLMAILPFYLSVFIAFDLRILRVFRVLRILKIGRYSRSMQTLVTVIRNESHSLLAAISVLLLFTVIAATCIYYIEHHAQPEVFSSIPASLWWALVTLTTVGYGDAVPVTALGKIFGGFITIMGICFYALPAGILSSSYTSQMQLKRDRFKDTVRTALDDGMLSAHDMHHIERVRELLDLDEEEAHLIMRLLQHHHKVAENTGSDEPHSDHHAP; encoded by the coding sequence ATGTCACTTCAGACCACTTGCTACAACATTCTTACCGCCTCCAGCGATGCCCGTGAACACAAGGCGATGAGCAAAGTCTTCGACTGGGTACTCATACTACTTGTACTTATTAATGTAGCAGCCATGATGTTAGAAACCGTCCCGCAGGTGGCGAAAGTGTGGTCTTACGAACTGCACCTTATCGAAATTGTGTCAGTAATATTGTTTACCATTGAATACGCTTTACGGGTTTACAGTAGCGCTGCCGCGCCCGTCCATGGCAATACAGAGCTTGTACATAAAAGTGTGTGGAAAAGGCGTTGGCAGTATATGAAAAGCCCGATGGCCATCATCGATCTCATGGCCATACTGCCGTTTTATCTCAGTGTATTTATTGCTTTTGACTTGCGCATACTGCGTGTCTTTAGGGTGTTGCGGATACTCAAGATTGGACGCTATTCGCGCTCTATGCAAACGCTGGTCACTGTTATTCGAAATGAATCCCATAGTTTGTTAGCCGCAATCAGCGTGCTGCTGCTATTCACCGTGATTGCCGCAACCTGTATTTATTATATTGAACATCATGCCCAGCCAGAGGTCTTTAGTAGCATACCCGCCTCGCTGTGGTGGGCGTTAGTAACGCTAACGACTGTAGGTTATGGTGACGCTGTGCCCGTTACTGCATTAGGTAAAATTTTTGGCGGCTTTATCACCATCATGGGCATTTGTTTTTACGCGCTTCCCGCAGGCATATTGTCTTCAAGCTACACATCGCAAATGCAGTTAAAACGCGATCGCTTTAAAGATACTGTTCGCACCGCTTTGGATGATGGCATGTTAAGTGCGCATGATATGCACCATATTGAGCGAGTTAGAGAGTTACTTGATCTCGACGAAGAAGAAGCGCACCTCATCATGCGATTGTTGCAGCATCATCATAAAGTCGCAGAAAATACTGGGTCAGATGAACCACATAGTGACCACCATGCCCCTTGA
- a CDS encoding class I SAM-dependent methyltransferase has product MKKLAQLVLAATLGMSAGYASADAISDAAMSDVRTAKAKARDEYRNPQQTLRFFGLQPDMTVVEISPGGGWYADIITKVVKDNGKYVAAHFFVDESTGDYFKNAVMKFESQMKPGMKYEGAELTAFDPIKALDITEAGSADMVLTFRNVHNWYMRHGDEGIDNAFGAFFKALKPGGVLGVVEHELPESADDEAMKKSGYMKRSYVIAAAEKAGFKLAESSDVNANPMDNANHPKGVWTLPPRLALDDQDREKYLAIGESNRMTLKFVKP; this is encoded by the coding sequence ATGAAGAAGTTAGCCCAATTAGTGTTAGCCGCAACGCTTGGTATGTCTGCTGGTTATGCCTCAGCAGACGCCATTTCAGACGCAGCGATGAGCGATGTACGTACTGCCAAAGCAAAAGCGCGTGACGAGTACCGCAACCCGCAGCAAACACTGCGTTTCTTCGGCTTACAGCCTGACATGACTGTGGTAGAGATTTCACCCGGTGGTGGCTGGTATGCTGATATCATTACTAAGGTAGTGAAGGATAACGGCAAATATGTGGCGGCTCACTTCTTCGTTGATGAATCAACTGGCGACTATTTCAAAAATGCGGTAATGAAGTTTGAGTCGCAAATGAAACCCGGTATGAAGTATGAAGGTGCAGAACTAACCGCGTTCGATCCAATTAAAGCACTGGATATTACCGAAGCCGGCAGCGCTGATATGGTGCTTACTTTCCGCAACGTGCATAACTGGTACATGCGTCATGGCGATGAAGGCATCGACAATGCATTTGGTGCTTTCTTTAAAGCGCTAAAGCCAGGCGGTGTGTTAGGTGTAGTTGAGCATGAACTACCGGAAAGCGCCGATGACGAAGCGATGAAAAAGAGCGGCTATATGAAGCGTTCTTACGTGATTGCAGCAGCAGAAAAAGCGGGCTTTAAGCTGGCAGAAAGCAGCGACGTAAATGCAAACCCGATGGATAATGCCAATCACCCTAAAGGTGTGTGGACATTGCCGCCGCGTTTAGCACTAGACGACCAAGATCGTGAAAAGTATCTTGCCATTGGCGAGAGCAATAGAATGACACTTAAATTTGTAAAACCATAA
- the dusB gene encoding tRNA dihydrouridine synthase DusB: MRIGPYELDNNLMLAPMAGVTDRPFRQLCKRLGAGLVVSEMLSSNPKVWNTAKSQARMNHEGEEGIRSVQIAGADPELMAQAAQFNVENGAQIIDINMGCPAKKVNKKLAGSALLQYPDTVEAIIKAVVNAVDVPVTLKIRTGWNPENRNGVDIARIAEQNGIQSLAVHGRTRACMYKGEAEYDTIRQIKAAISIPVIANGDITSPEKAQEVLNYTGADGVMIGRGAQGKPWIFNQIQHYLETGENLAPPPLSQQYEILHEHVTNVQDFYGDISGVRIARKHVGWYLSEHDTDRQFRKTFNAIDDASEQLEALNAYFQALQTRETRQISPAA; encoded by the coding sequence ATACGTATTGGACCTTACGAGTTAGATAACAATTTAATGTTGGCACCTATGGCAGGTGTGACCGATCGTCCATTTCGTCAATTGTGTAAGCGCTTAGGTGCAGGACTTGTGGTATCGGAAATGCTTTCGAGCAATCCAAAGGTGTGGAACACCGCTAAATCACAAGCGCGTATGAATCACGAGGGCGAAGAAGGTATTCGCTCTGTACAGATAGCTGGGGCCGATCCTGAGCTTATGGCGCAAGCAGCGCAATTTAATGTTGAGAATGGTGCACAAATCATCGATATCAACATGGGTTGTCCTGCTAAAAAGGTGAATAAGAAGCTAGCAGGTTCTGCACTGCTTCAATACCCAGATACAGTGGAAGCAATCATTAAAGCGGTAGTAAACGCGGTTGATGTACCTGTAACACTGAAAATTCGTACCGGCTGGAACCCAGAAAACCGCAATGGGGTTGATATTGCCCGCATTGCAGAGCAAAACGGCATACAGTCGCTAGCTGTTCATGGTAGAACGCGAGCTTGTATGTACAAAGGGGAAGCGGAATACGACACCATTCGCCAAATTAAGGCAGCAATTTCAATTCCGGTTATTGCTAATGGTGACATTACTTCTCCAGAAAAAGCACAAGAGGTGCTTAATTACACCGGGGCAGATGGTGTGATGATAGGCCGCGGCGCGCAAGGTAAACCTTGGATTTTTAATCAAATTCAACATTATCTTGAAACGGGCGAGAACCTAGCGCCACCGCCGTTGTCACAACAGTATGAAATTTTGCACGAGCATGTAACGAATGTGCAGGACTTCTACGGTGACATCTCTGGTGTGAGAATAGCCCGTAAGCACGTGGGCTGGTATCTCTCGGAGCATGATACGGATCGTCAGTTTCGTAAAACGTTTAACGCTATCGATGATGCAAGTGAGCAACTCGAAGCACTTAATGCATATTTTCAAGCGCTGCAGACACGAGAAACCCGACAGATTTCTCCCGCAGCATAG
- a CDS encoding CBM9 family sugar-binding protein — MTLKKMLAVAALGCAIGAQANEAGYTQQAPTIDGVAHESAWQTAPWYDMTSVMIGETPSSNDFSGRYKLLWNKNALYLLAEIQDDHLSDTYADPLERYWDDDCLEIFIDADRSGGDHLNTYNAFAYHVALDNQVVDIGPAKGEESKPRLFNDHVESVWKRSAKKPHHIIWETAIRVFGDDFQYGEVNTPVALKAGMKMGFMLAYCDADGGDREHFVGSHEITPVNGDKNLGYKDASVFGELTLLAK, encoded by the coding sequence ATGACTTTGAAAAAAATGCTCGCGGTTGCGGCTCTAGGGTGTGCCATCGGCGCGCAGGCCAACGAGGCGGGCTATACACAACAAGCGCCTACTATTGATGGGGTGGCGCATGAGAGTGCATGGCAGACGGCACCATGGTACGACATGACCTCAGTAATGATAGGTGAAACACCTTCCTCAAATGACTTTTCGGGGCGTTATAAACTATTGTGGAATAAGAACGCCCTGTATCTGTTGGCAGAGATTCAAGATGACCATTTATCTGATACTTATGCAGACCCGCTAGAGCGCTATTGGGATGATGACTGTTTAGAAATTTTCATTGATGCTGACCGCTCTGGTGGCGATCATCTCAATACTTATAATGCTTTTGCTTATCACGTCGCGCTTGATAATCAGGTGGTTGATATTGGGCCGGCAAAAGGTGAAGAATCTAAGCCACGTTTATTTAATGATCACGTAGAAAGTGTATGGAAACGCAGTGCTAAAAAGCCACACCATATCATCTGGGAAACCGCCATTCGTGTGTTCGGTGATGACTTTCAGTACGGTGAAGTCAACACGCCAGTAGCATTGAAAGCGGGTATGAAGATGGGCTTTATGTTGGCTTATTGTGACGCAGATGGTGGCGACCGAGAGCACTTCGTGGGTTCGCATGAGATTACCCCTGTCAACGGCGATAAGAACCTTGGTTACAAAGATGCCTCGGTATTTGGAGAGCTAACACTTCTAGCCAAGTAA
- a CDS encoding amidase — protein sequence MIKKGYVLLTAVLLLCSACATKANTKKQIDTWLDKPAHVQVQAIKAGDITSADLVAGYLARIEARDTKVNSVLSLNPNALAQAKALDKRIANGEQVGVLAGLPILLKDNIESTELPTTAGSLALLNNDTGRDAPIVSKLKAADAIVLGKTNLSEWANFRSESSISGWSGVGGLTRNPHILSRSACGSSSGSGAAMALRLASLAVGTETNGSVICPSSINGIVGFKPTVGLLSRTHIVPISFSQDTAGPMTATVQDAWLMTSVMAGSDAQDKATADADTHIPALPTSSLIATDLKGISVGVVRYRQGDNPHVLAIYEQALEQLKASGATLVEISDFNQPDSFWRDSYNVLLSEFHASINEYLASSPAQLPARDLEGLIAFNNQSERELALFDQSIFEKSLASDSLESENYKNAVSLIQDTAGKSGIDALMAKHKVDVLVAPSNSPSFLIDGVYGDHSPAGFIGIGYLAAVAGYPHLTIPAGAVKDLPVGISFIGAKWQDEKVLSIGSVFEAKHGFYITPSLLPTRFDNPALKAVTKPYQP from the coding sequence ATGATCAAAAAAGGGTATGTACTACTAACTGCAGTACTTCTGCTGTGCAGTGCTTGTGCAACAAAAGCCAATACTAAAAAACAGATAGACACATGGTTAGACAAACCAGCTCATGTCCAGGTACAAGCAATAAAAGCGGGAGACATAACCTCTGCCGATTTAGTTGCAGGTTATTTGGCTCGTATAGAAGCACGCGATACTAAAGTAAACAGCGTACTTTCCCTAAACCCAAATGCGCTTGCACAAGCAAAAGCGCTAGATAAGCGCATTGCAAATGGTGAGCAGGTGGGCGTATTAGCAGGCCTTCCGATATTGCTTAAAGACAATATTGAGTCGACTGAATTGCCGACTACCGCAGGTTCACTGGCGTTGTTGAATAATGACACCGGACGTGACGCGCCGATTGTATCGAAGCTAAAAGCCGCAGATGCCATTGTTTTAGGTAAAACCAATTTATCAGAGTGGGCGAATTTTCGTTCTGAATCATCAATCAGCGGATGGAGTGGCGTAGGCGGCCTTACCCGCAATCCACACATATTATCACGCAGCGCGTGTGGTTCTTCTTCTGGCTCGGGAGCGGCCATGGCACTGCGTTTAGCCTCTCTCGCAGTAGGCACTGAGACGAATGGCTCGGTAATCTGCCCATCTTCAATTAACGGAATTGTGGGCTTTAAACCAACGGTGGGCTTATTGTCACGTACCCACATTGTACCCATCTCATTTAGCCAAGATACCGCGGGCCCAATGACCGCTACGGTGCAAGATGCTTGGTTGATGACGTCAGTGATGGCAGGTAGCGATGCTCAAGATAAAGCAACTGCTGATGCAGATACGCATATTCCAGCATTACCTACGTCCTCTTTAATAGCAACAGACTTAAAAGGTATCTCTGTAGGCGTTGTGCGTTATCGTCAAGGTGATAACCCTCACGTACTTGCCATTTACGAGCAAGCACTTGAACAACTTAAAGCATCTGGCGCTACGCTAGTTGAAATTAGCGATTTCAATCAGCCAGACAGCTTCTGGCGAGACTCGTACAACGTATTGCTGAGTGAATTCCATGCTTCTATTAATGAATACCTGGCCTCTTCGCCGGCACAGTTACCCGCTCGAGACCTCGAAGGCCTGATAGCATTTAATAACCAAAGTGAGCGCGAACTAGCATTGTTCGATCAGAGTATTTTCGAGAAGTCGTTGGCATCTGATTCACTGGAAAGTGAAAACTATAAGAATGCCGTGTCGCTTATTCAAGATACAGCAGGTAAGAGTGGTATTGATGCGTTGATGGCAAAGCACAAGGTTGATGTGCTTGTAGCACCTTCAAATAGCCCCTCGTTTCTCATTGATGGCGTTTATGGCGATCACTCACCTGCAGGGTTTATCGGTATTGGCTACTTAGCCGCAGTTGCTGGGTATCCGCACCTAACAATTCCTGCAGGTGCAGTAAAAGATTTACCCGTGGGAATAAGCTTTATTGGGGCGAAGTGGCAAGATGAAAAAGTGCTAAGTATTGGCAGTGTATTTGAAGCAAAACACGGTTTTTACATCACGCCAAGCTTGCTGCCTACTCGATTTGATAACCCTGCACTTAAAGCAGTAACAAAGCCTTATCAGCCATAG
- the purH gene encoding bifunctional phosphoribosylaminoimidazolecarboxamide formyltransferase/IMP cyclohydrolase yields MQTPKPIKRALLSVSDKTGILEFAQALHNAGVELLSTGGTAKLLADAGLPVKEVSDHTGHPEIMAGRVKTLHPKIHGGILARRGVDEAVMEENDIAPIDLVVVNLYPFAATVANEDCTLEDAIENIDIGGPTMVRAAAKNHKDVTIVVNASDYSRVLAEMNDNNGSLTYNTRFDLAIKAFEHTAEYDGMIANYFGARLDSTGCEADCDHQHSEFPRTYNMQLTKKQDLRYGENSHQEAAFYVENNIQEASVATATQLQGKELSFNNIADTDAALECVKEFDQPACVIVKHANPCGVAIGEDILSAYDRAFKTDPTSAFGGIIAFNRELDAKTAQAIVDRQFVEVIIAPTVSDEAKDVVSAKKNVRLLACGDWAGQLTEGYDFKRVNGGLLIQERDFGMVEMEDLEVVTKRKPSEDELRDLMFCWKVAKYVKSNAIVYCKDGMTVGVGAGQMSRVYSAKIAGIKAADENLEVAGSVMASDAFFPFRDGIDAAAEAGIKAVIQPGGSMRDQEVIDAADEHGIAMVFTGMRHFRH; encoded by the coding sequence ATGCAAACTCCAAAACCTATTAAACGTGCTCTCCTTAGTGTCTCTGACAAAACTGGTATCCTCGAATTCGCTCAAGCGCTGCATAACGCTGGAGTTGAACTTCTGTCGACGGGTGGTACTGCAAAACTGCTAGCTGATGCAGGCCTTCCGGTAAAAGAGGTGTCTGATCACACAGGTCACCCTGAAATTATGGCGGGTCGTGTTAAAACCCTTCACCCAAAAATTCACGGCGGTATTCTTGCTCGTCGCGGTGTGGACGAAGCGGTAATGGAAGAAAATGACATTGCGCCAATTGATTTGGTTGTGGTTAACCTCTATCCATTTGCTGCAACCGTTGCCAACGAAGACTGCACACTTGAAGACGCCATTGAAAACATTGATATCGGCGGTCCAACGATGGTACGCGCTGCCGCGAAGAACCATAAAGACGTTACTATTGTGGTTAACGCCTCTGACTATTCTCGCGTACTAGCTGAAATGAACGATAACAACGGGTCGCTTACGTATAACACGCGTTTTGACCTTGCCATTAAAGCGTTTGAACATACGGCTGAATACGATGGCATGATTGCGAACTACTTTGGTGCGCGTTTAGACAGCACAGGTTGTGAAGCAGATTGCGACCACCAGCACAGTGAGTTCCCACGCACGTACAACATGCAGCTAACTAAGAAGCAAGACCTTCGCTATGGCGAAAATAGCCACCAAGAAGCGGCCTTCTACGTTGAAAACAATATCCAAGAAGCGTCTGTGGCTACCGCTACCCAGCTACAAGGTAAAGAACTGTCATTCAACAATATCGCCGATACCGATGCCGCCCTTGAATGCGTAAAAGAGTTCGACCAACCTGCATGCGTTATTGTGAAGCACGCGAACCCTTGTGGTGTGGCTATTGGCGAAGACATTCTAAGTGCCTACGACCGCGCGTTTAAAACTGACCCAACCTCTGCATTTGGCGGCATTATCGCGTTTAACCGCGAGCTTGATGCGAAAACAGCACAAGCGATTGTTGACCGTCAATTCGTTGAAGTCATTATTGCACCAACGGTAAGCGATGAAGCGAAAGACGTAGTAAGTGCAAAGAAAAACGTACGTCTTCTAGCATGTGGCGATTGGGCTGGTCAGCTAACTGAAGGCTATGACTTTAAGCGCGTAAACGGTGGCTTGCTAATACAAGAGCGCGACTTCGGTATGGTTGAAATGGAAGACCTAGAAGTGGTGACTAAGCGTAAGCCAAGCGAAGATGAACTACGCGACCTTATGTTCTGCTGGAAGGTAGCAAAATACGTGAAGTCTAACGCGATTGTTTACTGCAAAGACGGCATGACGGTAGGTGTTGGAGCTGGCCAAATGAGCCGTGTATATTCTGCCAAAATTGCAGGCATCAAAGCGGCTGATGAGAATCTAGAAGTCGCAGGCTCTGTCATGGCGTCTGATGCTTTCTTCCCATTCCGTGACGGCATTGACGCTGCAGCAGAGGCGGGTATCAAAGCGGTCATTCAGCCTGGCGGTTCTATGCGTGATCAAGAAGTGATTGATGCAGCTGACGAACACGGTATTGCTATGGTGTTCACGGGAATGCGTCACTTCCGTCACTAA
- the purD gene encoding phosphoribosylamine--glycine ligase: MNVLVIGGGGREHALAYKAAQSSDVSTVFVAPGNAGTATEPKLENVAIDVNDIAGLVSFAKGNDVELTIVGPEAPLVAGVVDAFTNEGLMIFGPTQAAAQLEGSKAFTKDFLARHNIPTAEYQNFTEIDPAIAYVREKGAPIVVKADGLAAGKGVIVAMTLQEAEDAIRDMLAGNAFGEAGSRVVIEEFLDGEEASFIVMVDGKNVLPFATSQDHKRAADGDKGPNTGGMGAYSPAPVVTPEIHNRIMDEVIMPTVNGMASEGNDYVGFLYAGLMIMADGTPKVIEYNCRFGDPETQPIMLRLQSDLVPLCQAACKGELAGKTIAFDDRAAVGVVLAAGGYPGSYDKGDEITGFDAAAKLDGKVFHAGTALQDGKVVTAGGRVLCATALGNNVTEAQQKAYELLKTIHFKDVYYRNDIAYRAIAREAEA, from the coding sequence ATGAACGTACTTGTAATTGGCGGTGGTGGCCGCGAGCATGCGCTAGCTTATAAAGCAGCGCAGTCTTCTGATGTTTCAACTGTCTTTGTTGCACCGGGTAATGCTGGTACTGCAACAGAGCCAAAGCTAGAGAATGTGGCGATTGATGTTAATGACATTGCTGGCCTTGTGTCTTTTGCAAAAGGTAATGACGTTGAACTGACTATTGTTGGTCCAGAAGCACCGCTGGTTGCAGGTGTTGTTGACGCGTTCACGAATGAAGGACTAATGATTTTTGGTCCTACACAAGCGGCAGCACAGCTTGAAGGCTCAAAAGCGTTCACAAAAGACTTCTTGGCTCGCCACAACATTCCAACGGCAGAGTATCAAAACTTTACTGAAATTGACCCAGCTATTGCCTACGTGCGAGAAAAAGGCGCGCCTATCGTAGTCAAGGCAGACGGTCTGGCGGCGGGTAAAGGTGTTATTGTTGCAATGACACTTCAAGAAGCCGAAGACGCTATTCGCGACATGCTAGCAGGTAATGCGTTTGGCGAAGCTGGTAGTCGCGTTGTTATTGAAGAATTCTTAGACGGTGAAGAAGCCTCTTTCATCGTAATGGTAGACGGTAAAAACGTACTGCCTTTTGCCACCAGCCAAGATCACAAACGTGCAGCAGACGGCGATAAGGGCCCCAATACGGGCGGTATGGGCGCATACTCTCCGGCTCCGGTAGTCACACCAGAGATTCACAACCGTATTATGGATGAAGTGATCATGCCAACGGTTAACGGCATGGCGTCTGAAGGTAACGATTACGTAGGTTTCTTATACGCAGGCTTGATGATTATGGCAGATGGCACGCCAAAAGTTATTGAGTATAACTGTCGTTTTGGCGACCCTGAAACACAACCTATCATGTTGCGTCTTCAGTCTGATTTGGTCCCACTTTGCCAAGCGGCGTGTAAAGGTGAACTAGCGGGCAAAACTATTGCATTTGACGACCGTGCAGCCGTTGGCGTTGTGCTTGCCGCTGGAGGATATCCGGGCAGCTATGATAAAGGCGACGAAATTACTGGCTTTGACGCCGCTGCGAAGCTAGACGGTAAAGTATTCCATGCAGGTACTGCACTTCAAGACGGCAAGGTAGTCACAGCTGGCGGCCGTGTTTTATGTGCAACCGCGTTGGGCAATAACGTTACCGAGGCCCAGCAAAAAGCCTACGAGCTACTGAAAACCATTCATTTTAAAGACGTGTATTACCGCAATGACATTGCTTATCGCGCCATTGCACGTGAAGCTGAGGCCTGA
- the fis gene encoding DNA-binding transcriptional regulator Fis, whose translation MFDQNVTSPFTTTVTTPSQTQAQKPLRDSVKQAVNKYLKQLDNANIDNLYEMVLAEVEAPLLEEVMTYTRGNQTRAAIMMGINRGTLRKKLKQYGMN comes from the coding sequence ATGTTCGATCAAAACGTGACTTCACCTTTTACTACTACAGTAACTACGCCTTCACAAACGCAAGCTCAAAAGCCACTGCGTGACTCTGTAAAGCAAGCGGTTAACAAGTACCTTAAGCAATTGGACAACGCCAACATCGACAACCTGTACGAAATGGTACTGGCCGAAGTTGAAGCACCGCTGCTAGAAGAAGTCATGACTTACACACGCGGCAACCAAACCCGCGCTGCCATCATGATGGGCATCAACCGTGGCACACTTCGCAAGAAGCTTAAGCAATACGGCATGAACTAA
- a CDS encoding substrate-binding periplasmic protein — protein MRLFSLFASLLICIHTSCAKELDVVVGWDKPPYVVSADHSGFEIDLVRAIFAEMGHDISPIYVPFGRTARLLKDDAVDVALTINDSHKVDPTLLTDFYIVYQNVAVTRADRNLVITSIQDLTDKSVIAFQTASAVLGEEFGGALSSLPTYIEMARQDRQVNMLMLGSVDAIVLDRNIFNFLKARNDMYANDETVFHELFPITPYRAAIPDPTLREAFNTTLRLFIEDGRYQALLDKYGLENLFNKLSLPDVHP, from the coding sequence ATGCGCCTATTTTCTCTTTTTGCCAGCCTTCTTATTTGCATTCATACAAGCTGTGCCAAAGAACTCGATGTCGTGGTTGGATGGGACAAGCCACCATACGTGGTGTCCGCCGATCATTCCGGTTTCGAAATTGACTTGGTACGGGCCATTTTTGCTGAAATGGGTCATGATATTTCGCCAATTTATGTTCCTTTTGGCAGAACTGCGCGCTTGTTAAAAGACGATGCGGTAGATGTGGCGCTTACCATCAATGATTCACACAAGGTCGACCCTACGCTACTAACCGACTTTTATATCGTTTATCAAAATGTTGCAGTGACACGCGCTGACCGCAATTTAGTTATCACCTCAATTCAAGATCTTACTGATAAAAGTGTTATTGCCTTTCAAACGGCAAGTGCGGTGTTAGGCGAGGAGTTTGGTGGTGCGTTATCTTCTTTACCAACCTATATAGAGATGGCACGACAAGATAGGCAAGTGAACATGTTGATGCTTGGAAGCGTTGATGCCATTGTGTTGGACCGTAATATCTTCAATTTTTTAAAAGCGCGTAACGACATGTATGCCAACGATGAAACTGTCTTTCACGAGCTATTCCCAATTACGCCATACCGCGCAGCTATTCCAGACCCAACGTTGCGTGAAGCATTTAATACTACCTTACGCCTATTCATCGAAGACGGACGATATCAAGCCTTACTCGACAAGTACGGCCTTGAAAACCTATTCAACAAGCTATCTCTCCCTGACGTTCACCCATAA
- the prmA gene encoding 50S ribosomal protein L11 methyltransferase — MAWLQLRINTTSETAEAIGDMLTANGSQAVTYVDAKDTPMYEPKPGEVMLWPDTQVVGLFEADADMKSILARLGKAKVLGKDFKYKLEPLEDKDWEREWMDNFHPMQFGERLWICPSWRDVPDPTAVNVMLDPGLAFGTGTHPTTALCLRWLDGIDMTGKTVVDFGCGSGILALAALKLGAKRVIGIDIDPQALQATEENARRNGVEDRLDVYLPENQPTLEADVVMANILSGPLLELQDIITGYCKSDGLLVLSGILAEQVNNIEKAYSRDIRLEPSAIDGEWARVSGSKI; from the coding sequence ATGGCTTGGCTACAATTACGAATTAATACTACGTCTGAGACTGCAGAAGCAATTGGCGATATGTTAACGGCTAACGGATCGCAGGCGGTGACCTACGTTGACGCAAAAGATACTCCAATGTATGAGCCAAAGCCTGGTGAAGTCATGTTATGGCCAGACACGCAAGTAGTTGGCCTATTTGAAGCTGACGCTGACATGAAAAGCATTTTGGCACGCTTGGGTAAGGCCAAGGTACTAGGTAAAGATTTTAAGTACAAATTAGAGCCACTGGAAGATAAAGACTGGGAACGTGAATGGATGGACAACTTTCATCCCATGCAGTTTGGCGAGCGTCTTTGGATTTGTCCGAGCTGGCGCGATGTACCAGACCCTACTGCGGTAAACGTCATGTTAGACCCGGGGCTTGCCTTTGGTACTGGCACACATCCAACCACCGCATTGTGCCTTCGCTGGTTAGATGGTATCGATATGACAGGCAAAACCGTTGTGGATTTTGGCTGCGGTTCGGGCATTTTGGCACTTGCAGCACTCAAGTTGGGTGCTAAGCGCGTTATTGGGATTGATATAGACCCACAAGCACTGCAAGCCACCGAAGAAAACGCCAGACGAAACGGTGTAGAAGACCGTTTAGATGTGTACCTACCTGAAAACCAACCTACACTTGAAGCCGATGTTGTCATGGCAAACATACTGTCAGGACCGCTTTTAGAGCTCCAAGATATCATTACCGGCTACTGCAAATCAGACGGCCTTTTAGTGTTGTCTGGTATTTTAGCTGAGCAAGTCAACAACATTGAGAAAGCATACTCACGAGATATTCGCCTTGAGCCAAGCGCAATTGATGGTGAATGGGCACGAGTGTCGGGTTCAAAAATTTAA